gATACAAACAGataaaatgtatataattatgtttttttcatttctacgaaacataaaaaatatttacaactcCACCACAACACAATGATATATATTAAATCAAACACTCTATTTATCTACCACTTGTAGAGCAAGTTGTTCATTTCTTTGGTCCATACAATAATTGCATGTCCCCTCACACCTTCAATTTATGCattcaaaatcttattataAATAGAGCCCAAAAATGCATTAGTTTCTTCATCCCtcaattttcatatttcattagTACTaagttttgaacaaaaaaaaataattaagaatggGTTCCAAGGCAATTTTGTTTCTTGGTCTTTTTTTGGCTATTTTCTTAATGATAAGCTCTGAGGTTGCAGCTAGGGAGTTGGCAGCTGAGACTACCAATGGTTagcatttctttttatttgttcgtgttcgataaaaaaaatatttttcatgaaaaatatttcgtaaaaaaatataagtgtcttttttatttacatttttatgtccAATATTGTGATATAATCCAGACAGATATAtaatttggggggggggggggttttNNNNNNNNNNNNNNNNNNNNNNNNNNNNNNNNNNNNNNNNNNNNNNNNNNNNNNNNNNNNNNNNNNNNNNNNNNNNNNNNNNNNNNNNNNNNNNNNNNNNNNNNNNNNNNNNNNNNNNNNNNNNNNNNNNNNNNNNNNNNNNNNNNNNNNNNNNNNNNNNNNNNNNNNNNNNNNNNNNNNNNNNNNNNNNNNNNNNNNNNNNNNNNNNNNNNNNNNNNNNNNNNNNNNNNNNNNNNNNNNNNNNNNNNNNNNNNNNNNNNNNNNNNNNNNNNNNNNNNNNNNNNNNNNNNggggggggggggggattttgTGTCtactttataaaaattattggaAACCACATCCAAAAATTTCAATAACTTTTGCTATAGTTTGATCATGACATTTAATATATATtccttttgtttcattttatgtatGTCTTAATTACAACGCATAAAGTGTAAAAATATACCATAAACTTCCCAATCTTTGCTAAACTAAACTAAAGGCATgtgaattatattataaatgtcCTATGAGTTTTGTTATCATATGTTATATTGgaattagaaaaaattacaattaaatatatataggaAGAGGAGTACTCATTttgaaatatgattaaaaagaaGTACGACATATAAATTGAAGTTCAATTCAGAGACTATTcatgattaatttttataatttatcgATGCAGCGGTGAAATTGGATAACGAGAATGCAGTAAACGTCGATCATTATTATGGTAAGGGCTATGGCAAACGTAAGAAATGTTATAGTTGCtgcaaaaaatacaaatatggatGCAAAAAATACTGCTGCTCTTATGAAGAATATGTTGCTGCCCAGACTCAAAACTGAATAATTAATTAGTGcttaattatgtgtatttaaatgattattgttattattgtaaaCTTTTGAAATTAAGTGACAAGATAATAATAATCTTGCTACTTAATTAAGACCCTTTGCTTGTAACAAGTATGAATAAAGCCATTCATTTACGTACTATGAATGGTTGGTCATGATGTAATGTTTTGTTGTACAATATATATCGTATTGTGTTTTAAAATGTTTCCATAACGTTTTaatttacttcttatttttacgttaattatatgttttaggtTCAAATTCTTGCTTCGAATATAAAATTGCTTTTATTATAtagcattttaatttttcttagaCAAATCCAATTTATTTAAGGCATCCCTAAAGATATTCAACATagtggaaaaaattaaaaatatctaattttattgttatttaataaaGTTAAGGACAACAAGTGAAAAAAAgatttgtataatattttttaaaaatataaacacagaataaataaaattaatacatgtgCGATTGAAGACTGATAATATGATCAAGCTGAAAAGTCAAATCATatcttattttttgatttttcgtgaatattttagtcaaatctgaaattgaaattttaaaaaataatcaaaacatataaaagATAAACACGTGAGTAGCTTTTCAAATTAGTTACATGATCAAGAATCAAGGAAAAAGATTTTAATAATTCTCGTCATGTTgggcaaaaatatatatttctaatcttatattaatataagattggtggggattatattttttttttggttatttattATTTCGATCTATATTTTGTGTATATAATTACTTTTTGACATAATGTATGAATGTGCTTTTAAATTTTACTTCATGAACTGACATCtgataatttttcaattttaaatgtaTACAAATAGAGACTTAAATTTGtacaaaattgaacaagtagacacacgaGTCTTAcgtgacataatacatatagaATAACATGCACGACGCTAATTATCACGTAAAATATGTGTGCTTGcttattcataaattatatatatataagtttaagtgtttatAGATAACAATTAAGTCAATTAAATGacattttatgtattttttctttaagaAGACTTTTCTTGAGTTATAAAGCAAATGAACAGAGTTGGCCCCTCTTATTAAAACTTGATACGTTGCACATTAAAAGAGTCATTAAATACGTCATTTAAATCTTTGATTATTGACCAAATCTAAGAGTATATAAACACCACTATTTCTAGATATTTTAGGATAAGGTTGTCCTACAAGTTAACATGAAgatttattattgaaatatataattatatcaatcacatgcatattattttttaaagttattctaatatgttttgattattatCTACTTTAAAATCTCTGTGTTTAATTTGTTTTGTCAGTCGATGTACGTAGGCCACTAggtaatatttatttgtatataattaaaataaataatataacaaaGAGAGGTATGTCAGGGAAGGTAGGGATGAATAAAGTTTACCTTGTTAGaagatgaaaatgatataattaataatgtgaACTATCAGTTAcgaaacatattttatttacttttaattttacactcaagaaattatttttcttatttataagaaacttatttttataaaaaaaaaaaaaagtttcaatgTATAGTGTGAAAGCAAAGACTGAATAATATTGATAAGTCAACTGATAAGTGACATGTTGACACGTTATTCTGCATTATTGTTAGTTATTATCACTTATATGCTTTAATTTTTGGGCTAGAAATCGCATGCATCTACGTACTATAAGAGATTATTATGACCATGACatgatttgaaattataaataaagatTAATGGAAAGTTTTGAAGACAGAGAAGCTAATATTTACGTTTGTATTAGctataattttatgtattttttaaaaaaaatatacataaataatatatctcattaaaattttagtaaaaagaattatgatataatttttaaattttcaagtgATTAATTTGGTAGCTTGAGCAGTAATGGAGGGTGGTTGGGGGGTTTGAGAAGACCTAGTCAACTTAATTGATAAGTGAGTGATTGACATTTTGCCACTTGGAATTATTTAATAAGTCAACTAATAAGTCATTCACCTTTAATTCAACAATAAATAGCaactatataatataacatttaattagtAGCTGTTATATACTCTTCTAAACTCTATCTATTATCTATTCACTTtgtcctctttttcttttattcaatttttacattAAAAGTGTGTTTTAgtaggtaaaaaaaatatattataatttttttaatcgaaaaatattaagtatttcaaacaatatttatatatgatggTCGATTTGAGTTGGCAAGGGGATGCAACGGTGGATGAGGAGACGATCAAGATTTTAtgtcatttataaaaaaaattattttatatttacgagaaaattcatatatataatttaagtcCAAATATCTCATATAAATTACATGAATGATTTTTGCAGgcaatttagaaataataaaaaacaaccGAACATAATATGTTACCTTGATAGTAATAAAAATTTCTTGcgttatcaatatatataatttaaattatttctatgAAGATTTTTCTGGATAAAGTTTGTCCTACAAGTTGAGcaatagtttattttaattattgcaTAATAATCCGACCATACATCAACATTTAATGTACTATTTCCCCACGATAGCCGTCGTCTACTAATTTGTTGCcaaaaaggattttgaagaTCTTATAATGATGTATACAAAATATTTAGAGAAATTTTAGAGATAAGTGGTTAACAAAAATTAATCTTAGAATTAAAATTTGCTAATTTGCAATTTGGCAAGCCTGGATAGTGGGTCCAAGTATATAAATATCCAATTTTGAGATTATTCTTTCCAATCGTACTTCATAAAAACTCGTAAGTCTATTTATTTTCGAATAATTTCAATTGGATTTGAGGTTAGGTTTTATGAAACCAAAATTAAACCaaaatgttttatgttttatagGGTTGAGACTTAATTAAAGTTCAGTTAGTCATCTGGACTAAAGTTCAATCATTTTATTTGAACTCTAATCATATATAACTAAACTTTGACTTTTTCAGTATAATCTTAtctaaaattcatatatatgattgatGTTCAACTATTTTGCTACATTTTAGATTAAAATATCTTAACTtgtaacatattttatttgaagttatttCAAAGTGAACAAACAcgacaacaataaaaataatatgactatataaattatttttaaattaacaatatatataacttaaattcgATAATATTAGCCCAATAATTGTAAATTCTTTACCCTCTTCACCAGCCAAAAGCACATCCCATAAATGCACCTCTCACACCTCCACATAATGTCCTTCCCCTACCATTTGTAATACATTCAAATCATACTATATATAGAGACCAATTATACATGAGTTTCTCCATCCTATAATTTCAAGTATCATAGTGGGAAAAAATGGGTTCCAAGACATTTATGTTCCTTGGCCTTTTTTTGGCTATTTATGTAATGATAAGCTCTGAGGTTGTAGCTAAAGAGTTGAGTGAGACTTCAGAAGATAAGTGTAAGAATCCTCTTATTATTTGTTCCTTTTATGGTTGAGTTTGAtacgaaaaaaaatatttttcatgaaaaataatttattagaagtatttactttaaaaaataaaataaatttattatgatactgTTTAAGGTACATATATGTTTTGGAGTACGtatttataatcataaaaatgtcataatatatttgagattacaaattttaaaaataggtTAATGTCATAACATTCTTGTTTACACATTTGATACAGCAAAGAAATCCAATAACAAGAATGTAGTACATGAAGACCAATTTGGTGGCTACCCTGGTGGTGGATACCCCGGCGGTGGTGGCGGATATCCTGGCGGTGGTGGCGGAGGCTATCCCAGAGGTGGATACCCTGGCGGTGGCCGCGGTGGTGGTGGTGGCTACCCTAGCGGCGGTCGTGGTAGAGGCAGATATCCTGGTGGTGGCCGCGGTGGTTACCCTGGCGTTGGTCGCGGACGTGGTGGATATCCTGGCGGCGGACGTGGTGGTGGTGGATACCCTGGCGGTGGACGTGGTGGCGGCGGACGTGGTGGTGGTGGTGTAGGGTACTGCCGCAATGGTTGTTGCAACGGCAACAACTATGAGTGCTATAGTTGCTGTTAATAATGGgaagcaatatatataaattttgtaatgGCAAAGGTGTAATATTAGTGATTAAAACTCTTGctactttatttaatttctagAACTTTTTGTAagaattatgaaataaaatgtcATCATGTATGTAATGTTTGTTAATTATGCTATGGTGTGAGACAATATTTTCCCTAATTTGGTGTTTCTTCTAAgtgtttaattaaatagtatatcgttcaaattgaagaagagcAAGTCGAAATCATGgtataactaaaaaatttatgaatagaGAAAAGTCAATTGCGATGTTAATATGTTATACAAACTGAATGCTTTTTCGAAAACTAAAGCTGTAAAATTAATCCTTCGATTTCTCCATACACTCCTATTGTgtatgtatttaatttttatatttcataaacaCAAATAAAAGGATGCTAGTTAATATATGCTAACGAGCTAATTAACAGTATTCTTATGAATGGATTCGactcaataataattttttagagtTTAGTGGTTGGTTGGTTGGTgcgaataattaattaatacatttttgtgATAAGTAGAACTAACAAACAAGACGTTTTGTCAACACAATTGATAAGTGACTATTCGACATTTTCCACTAGCATTTATTTGTCGGCATCAACAAAACGATGTGTATGTGGCTATTAGAGCCTGTTAtcttttcatatattaaaataacaatatgtTTGGTACGATaaagaattattatttcaaaagtatctataatatataattacgTAAATACTTCGAAATTGGAAGAGGGTGTATGAAAGATGGGGGTGTTGAGAGTCCATCAAAAATTAGATTTCGAAAAGAGAATAGAGATGTAGAGACAAAAATGTATATCATTTTACTAGAGAATATACATGAGACccctaattatttttaaaaaaaatatttttagaaaattttgacCTATCAAGAAACACAAAAAGAGTCCAaaatgactatgtctatttcaatgcaatatattattttaattgttattatatgatataaatcCAATTGCACATCAACATTTAATATACCATTTCCCCACAAAGAGCCGTCGACTATTTTGCTAACAAAAAGATTTTGGTGATCTTATAATATGTCCAAAATGGATAATACGTACGGTTGAAAAATAACGTTTTGTATTTTTGAAGGTCTGATTGAATTTAATCGTTGAAAATTATTGAGATTGATTTTAGAAGGTTGAacgttaaatttaatttttcgtttatctatcaaaaaatttcagataataacatatactaaaattaaaacacaatttatactaAAATCACAGTAATATGTCCGATAGATTTGTAGCAAGACAAGTCTTTATCTATCGATTCAAATTTAAAGATATCAAATTAGACTTttatttagataaaaaaatatatatcagtTTGTTACATGTAAGTCTAACTTAAATATAATGCAACAAATTATGTATAGTACTTGTCATGTACGTGTATGAACTCGAATGTGAAATCTTTCACTATATTTCTTCAGCTGCCGACTGAATATTGGTCCACACATTAGGGGCGGATCTAGAATATCAAacgtaaatttttaaaaacttaacaatttttacataaatcttacatatatataatctactatatatatggaaaaatatttgttgaaaatctaataacaaaataagttctTAGTTTTATGGTAGAAATGAAACAAACTTAAGTTTTCAGCGAGGGTTTAATACTTTAATTCCTcttgaatatttatattaaagtccttttttaaaaaaaatgagatcgttaaaaattcataaactttaaattctgaatttgtTTCTGTCTGTTACATCCAAATAATACTCTCTTCAATCATTTTATCCATTCAAATCTTTCTATAAATAGAACCCAATAATCTCTCAATTTCTTCATCCTTTAATTAATTCAAGTATCATAagggaaacaaaaaaaatgggtTCTAAAGCATTTCTGATTCTTGGCCTTTTTTTGGCCATATTTGTAATGATAAGTTCTGATGTTTTAGCTAGGGAGTTGGCTGAGACTTCCACTACTACTTCTGAAGAGGATTGTAAGTATATCCATTCAGTATATATAATATGTTCattttatatagaaatttcacacatatttttataatttatctcGAAAATATTGAGAGTTCAGATGAACATTCCTTACTTGTGCTCTAGATGTTAGTTGCTTGACCAATTATTCTAAttaattgttcaattttatataattaattttatattttacatatatattacgACAACAATAATAACAGATTCagtgaagataaaaaaattatttaattcgaTCAATTCTCAATTTAAGTAAACATAAAGTAGCTAAGCCCATGCTGAACCTAATG
The nucleotide sequence above comes from Solanum pennellii chromosome 9, SPENNV200. Encoded proteins:
- the LOC107031161 gene encoding glycine-rich protein-like, which encodes MGSKAILFLGLFLAIFLMISSEVAARELAAETTNAVKLDNENAVNVDHYYGKGYGKRKKCYSCCKKYKYGCKKYCCSYEEYVAAQTQN
- the LOC114078617 gene encoding ctenidin-1-like, producing the protein MGSKTFMFLGLFLAIYVMISSEVVAKELSETSEDKSKKSNNKNVVHEDQFGGYPGGGYPGGGGGYPGGGGGGYPRGGYPGGGRGGGGGYPSGGRGRGRYPGGGRGGYPGVGRGRGGYPGGGRGGGGYPGGGRGGGGRGGGGVGYCRNGCCNGNNYECYSCC